The genome window TCTTTAAAAGACCAGCATTAAACATTCAGGATAAAGATGCTTTAATTTTTTTATTTGATTCCACCCAAAACATATCGCTAGTAAAAATTATTTTTTTCTCTACTCCTGATCCTTCGGTGATAAAACTAGTGTTTTTTGTAGCCTTTAACATATTTTCAAAATCAGGAATTCCAGACCCATACTTCTCAAAATACCCGCTTTCCTTTCGTTTTAAATTAGTGTGATCTGGTGAGATAGCAGAAACAGATAAAATTGCTTTCAATGCTGGGACTCTAAAATCATTATTATCTAAATTCGGTTTTTCTCTTAAAAGTGTTGAAATTAAACCAGTAACAATGGGAGCCGCATAACTGGTTCCTTCATCATAAAAATCTTTATTAAATTCATTGTCATAGGGATTGTGTTTAAAATGAGAATTTTCTGCTTTAACCAAATTAAAAACATATCCAGGAGCAACAACTAGAGGTTTTGCAAGTTCATAGTATTTATCAATATTTTTGTAATTGGAATAATCGGCTATTTTATTTCCTGCAATATAAGGAGTAGTGGAGTTATTATTAAGGGCGCCAACCACTATCGAGTTCAATGATAAACTTTTTTTGTCTATTCAGGGATTTTTAGTAAATGTCCCATCAATTGACATTTTAGCTCCATTCCCAGCCGCAAAAACATTAATTACACCATATTTTCTTGATAGGAAATCAAGAAAATAAGAATTTTCGTCATAATCAGCAAATTTTATACTGCCATTCCCGTAACTATGGTTTATTACTTTGACATTTTTATCTTCAACCATTCACTCAATTGCTTTTTGTCATTCACTATCCAACCTAAATATAGATAAATAAAAATTTGCTTTCTGATCAAAACCCATTTTGCTGGCTAATATTAATGATACTAATGTAGAATGGTAATCATTGTTTTTATTTTTTTCTTCTCTATACGACTTATTACGATAATCATAAGAAACAAAATCAGAAATATTGGAATCGATATTGTTAAAATAATGTGAAAAGTTTTTATCAAATTTATCAATAACCTCAATCGCACCAACTTTGGATTTAGGGGTTCAAAAACTTTTTTTATCTTTTTCTGATTGTCCATAAAAATTAACAATGAACATATTTTTTAACATTGATGTCTTAAAAAGTTCTTCGCTAGTGGGTGGTTTATTTTCGTAATACCCCTCTTCAGTAAACATTTCAATATACCTTGTTTGTTTATCCTTGTCTTCATTTTTATAAACAATATAACGATCAATAGCAGGATTTTCTAGAGAATTTTTAACAAAAAATTCTCTATCACTTTCTGTATCAAAATAAAATCAAACAATTGGTAGTATTTTACTATTTTTTGCTTCTTTAAATTTTAAATTTGATTTTTTTATTTCATTAATAAAGTCAAGATTAAATTTAACTATTTTTTTAGATTCATCGCTCAAAAAATCAGGATTTAGCAATAATTTCAATTCAAACTGGTTATCCGAATTTTCAATTTCAGACGAGTTATTAAATGTTTTAGCAAAAGAATCTCGAACAATTATTTTATTGCTAAAGTTTATAGAATATCAGTATTTTTTACTAAAATTCTGATTTATAAAAAAAGGATGGTATATAAAAAATATTGATGATGAGAATAGTAATAATAAAAATATTTTCCTAAATTTCTTCAGTTTCATTTCCGTCCATTATTAATAAAATTTAATTATTATTTATAACATTATTATAATTTTATCAAATTTTTTTATGGCGTTTGAAAAAACTAAAGGTTTTTATATAAAATAAAACCATAAATAATAAGAAAAATTTTTTGCTATTCTTTTAGTAGCGAGAATTTAATATTTTGTATTTTAGAATAAGTCTAATTTGATAAAATTTATCCTAAAGGAGCACAATAAAAAACAGCAAAAAAAATATCTCCATTTGAATTAGAAGCCCAAAAACTTGTTAGCAAGTATGCTAATTATAAAAAATCAAAAAAGAAGATTTTCATAACGAAATTTCTAATATGTTCAAAACTTTTACTAAAGCACTTTTAAACGCAGAACTAACCCAACACTTAGGTTATGAAAAAAGTAAGCGAAGTCAAAACGGGATTCGCCGTCCAAATAAACGAAACGGGTTTTCTGGGAAAACTGTTAATTATAAAAATGATAGTATGTATTTAAAAATACCAAGAGATCGAAATGGCAGTTTTGAAAACAAGTTAATTGATAAATACGAGTCAAATTTAGGTGATATC of Mesomycoplasma dispar contains these proteins:
- a CDS encoding S8 family serine peptidase produces the protein MKLKKFRKIFLLLLFSSSIFFIYHPFFINQNFSKKYWYSINFSNKIIVRDSFAKTFNNSSEIENSDNQFELKLLLNPDFLSDESKKIVKFNLDFINEIKKSNLKFKEAKNSKILPIVWFYFDTESDREFFVKNSLENPAIDRYIVYKNEDKDKQTRYIEMFTEEGYYENKPPTSEELFKTSMLKNMFIVNFYGQSEKDKKSFWTPKSKVGAIEVIDKFDKNFSHYFNNIDSNISDFVSYDYRNKSYREEKNKNNDYHSTLVSLILASKMGFDQKANFYLSIFRLDSEWQKAIEWMVEDKNVKVINHSYGNGSIKFADYDENSYFLDFLSRKYGVINVFAAGNGAKMSIDGTFTKNPWIDKKSLSLNSIVVGALNNNSTTPYIAGNKIADYSNYKNIDKYYELAKPLVVAPGYVFNLVKAENSHFKHNPYDNEFNKDFYDEGTSYAAPIVTGLISTLLREKPNLDNNDFRVPALKAILSVSAISPDHTNLKRKESGYFEKYGSGIPDFENMLKATKNTSFITEGSGVEKKIIFTSDMFWVESNKKIKASLSWMFNAGLLKNKIDNPRKNNNNWRLFFGSTVLPIAQPNPEIGTFVNGNFQIGNSKKELTNWSNNHINYERLKLESAKKNQDGKFFSDYDLYLQKRDSNGKWVDISSSKSFSSNDELIDFTTSEATYYRIYVKKYNSVVFENSVDDKLAVSYLVHNEN